The DNA window TACCGATCAGTTGGGAGAGGAGTTTCCAGCCCTGGACTATTGCTGGGGAACAAGACTGACTCCCTTTCCCCCAGGAAACCTAGCATTCCAGTGGGGCGGGAAAGCTGGCAACTTGTGCAAACAGAAAGGAGACTAGTTTACTTGTGCTAAGTACTTACTCTAAAGGAAAAGTCTGAAGGCTCAGTTTCGCTCTCTGAGGggtgacatttgaacagagaCAGTATACACTCTGGGTAGTGGGAACAGCAGACACAAAGGCCCAGGAGTGGGAATGTTCTGGCTTgttcaaagaacagaaagaatgcCACTGTGACTGGAtcaagaaagggggaaaataggTCTGAGTGATCAGCAAAGGCTATTACCCAGATTCCAGAAGAGTTTGGCTTTTATCCTAAATTCAGTGGATACATTCTAAGAAATGATTTCTTGTTGTCAACTTACTGGTGTGACCTTTGACAGTTTGCTAGGTCTATAACTTCCTGCCAGCCATTATCCTTTAAGGAAGCACTTATGGAGACCTACTGTGTGTCAGCCCagccctggggacacagcagtgacAAAACAAAGCCCCTGCTTCTGGAGATTCCACCTCAGGGAGGAAAGGACCCCTGCGCCAGCTCTTCTGTCTGGTGACTCCGGTTCAGGCTGCCGGCTCCTGGGGACCCCACTCAGGACACCAGCGGTCGCCAGGTGGCGCTCTGCGCCTGCGCAAGGGCCGCGACTCGGGGGTCGCGGGGCCGCACCGGACCCCtcaggcgggggaggggcagccagGCGGAGAGGCGGGGCCCGCGCCGCaggttgtgtgactttgggtttGACCTGCCTGGAGATGAGCTAATCCCGCCGTATAATAGACCCGGGGGAGATAGGGAAAATGGCTGCGGCGCTATCTGCGTCGCCATGGGGACCATCGCGCGCGCGCGCCCCCGCGCGCACGCGGGCGGGGCTCGAGCCTGGAAAAATACAGCCTTTGTCGGCGGCGCGTGTCACTCACGGCGCGGGGACCTCGGGCGGCGGGGCTCCAGTCTCTTTCCTCGGGTCCGGAGCGGGGAGGCTGTGGGGCCCCGGTAGGGCGTGCTTGCTGAGGCGGGATGGGACCCCCGGATGTTCCCAAACTCCTCTGAAGACCCCTCTCCCTTACACAGCCGCACACACCGTTTAGCACATCCCATTCCTTACACTGGCGTCTATCACACCCGCACACACCTTTCGCTCCCCGCTGGCTGGCTCttccccaggctggggaggggtccCAGCTCCCCAGCTCGTGTGTACGGAGCCTACACGTGCACGCGCAGGCACAACCCAACCACTGCCCTTCCCTCTCGACCCTTCTGCAGCACACCCCGGCACACCCAGGCAGACAGATACACAACAATGCAACCGCCTTCACGCAGATTTGTGCACACCGGGGTGAACACGGACACCTTGCGCATTCACTCACTCCCAGCAGTCACAGGTGTGCTTACAGGCCGGTATGAACCCACAGCACTGAGTACTGTTGGACACCTGCAGGCACACAACACTCAGAAGAGTAACACACCCATGtccaaatatacacatacacacgcaccCTGTGTGCATTCCTAAACAGCCTCACCCAGGGCAGATACGTACACAATACGCTCGTTCACCACAGATTTGCACACCCACTCCTTCACACACGTGTCTACCCACCCCGAGTAATATGCATGCCTACACACTCACGTGCAACAtcccttcctctgtgctccctcAAACAGACTCAGCGGGGCCAGCTCCAGTGACAGACGCCCACCACGCATGTGCATGTGGGCTTGCACATCTGCACTTTCCTGTAGCACACTTCTTTGACATCCCCGCATGCACACTAATACCCTTTCTTGTTCAGTGCCCATCCACTGGCAAAGGCGAATATCCATCCAAACACGCCGGGCACACCCAGGGACGCACAGGCGGGTACCCCccggcaggcaggcaggcaggcggcGCGGGCACAGGACGCCCGGCGTGCCCCCCGCGGACGGCTATCTGCCTGCCCATCAGCGCGCGGATCTGCGGTGGTAAATGATGCATTCGATGGCGGGCGCATTTGTTGTGTGCGCTCTGAAAGGGCTCCGATAATCTGGAAGGCAGAGATAAGGAACACCATTTATTCCGCGGCACTTTGGAAACAATTCCCAGCCCTGTACAACCCCATTCTCGGGCAGCCTCCGGGAGCCGGGCAGATAACGATTGGCTATTCATTATCTTCGCCGGGAACAAAGATTAGCCGGCCGAGATGAAAAATTACCCCGGACAGCGGCGCAGCCCCGCGCGGACCCCCCTGCCCGCCGCCGCAGCCCGCGGCTCAGTGCCCCGCCCGGCCCGCGGGCTCTGCGCTCGCGCCCTCCGGGCCCGCAGCCTGGCGATCGGCCTCCCGCGCTCGCGTGGGCCGCGGTGCTCTGTATTACCTCGGTCCCTCCATCGATCTGTCCATCCCGCCCAGCCTGCCTGCCGCGTCCCCACTTTTCCCTGACACTTTTGGGGTCCTTTctgctctccctcttctcccactgCTCTCAAGGCCTGTCCGGGTTCCCTTCTGTCTTCCCAtctctctatttttgttttgttttgctctcactctcctctctctatctctcccttgtctctctgtccgtgtctctccctccctctctggttaACATTTTGGCTGCTTTTGTTCCCTCCTCTCTGACTCTTTCTGCCActttttagttgtttgtttttgtctgttccTGCATGTCCCCAACCCACCCCTCCATTCTCTACTGGTGTCTCTGTCCCTCTATGccagtttctttttaagatttaaaatttggATTTCCCTGTTTCGTCCGTCCCCCATTCCCTGTCTCTCTGGGTCTTGCCATCCCTGGGCCTCCATGTTCTCAATCTACCCTCACCCTAGAGGGCCCCCCACATCAAGGGGCCTCACATCCCCTAGCTTCTTAAGGCTGTGTTCCTGACTGCACACCAGAGGCTGGGAGGCTCCAGCCTGCTCTggtcagcccagcccagcccagcggAGAGatggcaggtggggtgggagtgTAAAACCTGGAACCCGCCTTTGAAGAAACGAAACAGAACTAGAAAAGGCCCAGGAAACACTCCGGCCCTGCTGGGTTCATGGGGATTTGCTCTTGTGCCCCAGTGAAGCTGGGGGCCCTGGGAGCGGGTGGTCCCAGCGAGACCACCTCATTAGAACGGTTATTCAGCACGGTGCTGGCGTCCGCAGATAAGCCTTATCagctcatctccccctcccacaGACGGACAGAAAGTCCCCTCACAAATGGCACCCTGGAGCTCCACTGGCCGCCTGCCCTGCCATTTAGGGACGGTGGGTGATCTGGGAAGACACACGTACCGTGTGTCACCCAGGGACACACTCCTCCCCAGACAACAGACACAGGGTAATTAATGCTGGGTAGAGTAACACACATAGTTCAAAGATACATTTGTGCACACAGATGCCCACACCCTAGGTAAACAGACACAAATACCCACCCCAACACATACCAGTTCACACACAGTGCTATACACTGATCCGCAGACACACTTGGCTATGTTCTACACTGTCCACCCTCCCATAATCAGTTCAAAGATATAATGATACACACCAGAGCCAATGCTGGTAAAAaaagacagacaggcagacacacaaacatgcacaaaCACCCCAATTCATAGACACAGGATACCCAGGCGCACAGCTACCCACCCACATAGGGACATACACCATTTTATAAACAAGCACTTGGATGTGATTGCTTCCCATCAAATGATTCAGGGACACAATGATCACACAGATACATAGCCTCAGGGACACACACCCAGTTCCATGGAGACACTCCCCCATGTGCACTTCGGAGGTCAGGCTCTGAAACAGCCACACATAATATACAAACTCTCAGGGACCCACACAACACAGAGTCTCAATATACAAACTCTCAGGGACCCACAAGaagaaatggacattttaatataCTCAGTTTTGCCGACTTCCCACGTGCTCACaaatgcacacagacacacgaGGGCACCCAGGATAGATATTCTCCTGTGTGCACACAGCAAATAACACATGCAACACAGTCACTATCAGCTTCAAAGAAAGACTCACAGATAGAAGATGTCCACAGagtagggggtgggagggctggACACTCCTCTCTGCGACACACACTagtcccccccacacacacacagttccaaAGCAAAGCACTTTCTCTTGGGGCCCAAGATCCCCAGACCACTTTCAGTCCCCCAGGGCAGCTGGAATGGGACCAcacgccccccccacacacacacacacaaccactgTGGAGTTGAATTTTGAGGTGGGGATTTCAGAAGTACAATACCAAGGCTCTCCTAGCTCACAAACCCAAAAGATTCTTGCCCGGAAGATTCCCACACCCAGTTCCTCTGCCTAGCCTTCCAAAGACAAGCCCTCTACTCCCTAGCTCCCTCCTGCCAGAGGGTTCCTTGGGGATGGGCCAGGGAGACACCTCACACCCCACTTCTGCAAAGCTCTGGTCTGCTGTGGGGAGAATTCAAGTGGAGGGATAGGTGGGATAGGGAGAGGCCATGTGTCTACATTTAGCCGAATCAGCCTGGAAGTGagggaggtgtgtgtgtatgtgtgtgtgtgtgagagagagagagacacacgcGCAAGCGCGCGCGCAAATGCGCGCGCACGCAGCGCGTGCCAGATTCGCAAGCTACATTtgggtgtgtgcacgtgtgcatgccGGTGTGACCCACATCTCCCGGCTGAGGATGTCCACACAGCCACAGCTGTATGCACTAACGCGTGTGCACAGATGTATGTGTGCGTGAGCACTACTGGAAGAAGACTGGAGAAGAGGAGCAGGCGGCTGTGTACGTGTGTGAGCGCTTGTGGCCACGGTTTGTGAGGGTCCCCGGGGAGAGTCTCCAAAAAGAGACGTCCCGGACTTTCTGAACATACACCCTTGCGAGCAGGGGTGCTCATTTGTGCGCCCCTGCGAGGGCGGGAGTAGTCTGGAGTATGGGCGAGTAGGGTGTTGCGCATTGAGTGCCCACCGGCCCTCGGCCTGCCGCCCGGCGGCTAGACCAAGgaaacgggggggggggcagagctcTGGGCACCCTCCTGCCCCCCCTGCGGCGCTCCCGCCCCCTCAAAGTGCTGTCGAAATAAAAAGCAGCGGCCGCTgaggccgggggaggggaggaggagcgaGAGGGAGGTAACAAGGCCAGCGCCGCCCGGGCTCGCTGCTCAAGCCTCTATCTCCTGGCTGCCTTCGCCCCCACCCCAGCCGGCCCCCGTCGGCCACCGGGCGAACAAAAGCGGCCCGCCGCGCACTATGTAGCCTTTCGGCGTACCGCCCGGGCCCTGCTGGCGAAGGCCGCCAGCCCGCGCGGGTGTCCTGTGGGCCCACCTAGCCCCGCACCTCGCTAAGCGCCCCGCTCCGCTCCGGCCCCGTCCACCCGGGGGCGCCGCCCGCCGCACCTTGCTGGGTAAGTTCCCCCACCTTCGCCTGACCAAGGCCCTTCCAGCCCCCAGGTCTGGCCCACCCGGCCCCCTAAACGCGATCTGCCTATCCCAGTGGCCCCTAACATGTGGCCTTCGGGGTTTGCCCTGATCCTACCAGCGGCTCAAACCCCAGGGCACAAGGGCCTAATCCTGAGGGAGTATTTGCAGAGTTGAGGACAGCAGGCCCGAGTCGGGCCTCCGCTTTCCCATTTCTCGGATTCAGCCACACATAGGCCGAGAGCCCGGGTTATTCCCTGTGCCTCGAAAAGCGCCCCACCTCCCGGCCCCCGGAGCTGAGGTCTTTGTCTCGGCCGCCCCCACCTCCGGGCCACGGCGGCGGAGGCGCCCAAGTCGGGCAGCAGAGCCGAGGCTGCACCTGCCGACTGGTCCCGTGCGCCGGCTTTGCGCGGCTTAACCCGGCTCGCTCCTGCGTGCGCCCCCGCACGCCGCGCCCCGCGGCCCTTTATCCTGTGTGGCTGGGGTGCGGGTGGGGGAGAGCGCCGGGTCTGGAAGtctccccccagccccaagcCGGAGTAGGAATCCGTTTAGTGGGATTTCAATAAGAATAGGGCCGCCGCGGGCTCCGGGATCTGCCGCCGGGAGGCGTAGACAGCGGTCTGCGTCTGTCTGGACGCCGGGCGTTTAGAATTCTTCAGCAGCGGCCAGGCTTGAACTCCCGGTTGCCCCAACCACGAGGGGAAAGATCCGGCGTTCGGGGCCCCCGAGAGTGGCGGCCGCTCCTTTCCCGGAAAACACGGAAGGAAATTCGTTGTTTTGGAAAAAGCTACGTCTCCCGGGGATCAGGAACATCTGGCGGTGAGCTCCGGGTCTACACAAGCACCTAGCGATGGGATTCGTTTATGAGTAGGCAGGATTCGAGCACCAGGTAGGGCAGTGCGTCTGGAGAGCGTTTCCCAGCCGGGTTGACAAATTGCAAACAAATTGCGTCTAACGAAACGGATTTGCCAGTTGTCATGCTGCTGGGCCGCTGGGCCGCGAGGCACCCTCAGTAAACCGTGGCTGTTCGTGAAGCAGGGAAAAACGCCGCCCACTGCTGCAGGTCTCAGCAGGGCCCGTGGGGGAGGCTGTCCGGCTTGGAGGTAGGTGGTTAGAACCTGATAAGGAGATAGAGGATCTCCCAGGCGCCTCCACCCACGGCGCCAAGACTTCTTGGAAGTTGGGCCTTGAGTTTTGCGATTCAAAAAGGCCCAAAAGACGTAAGGGATGGGAGAGCCATCATGGAGGCCAGAGGAGTGGGAGCCTTCACATCTGGGGACCTAGAAGTGAACCCCAACGAGCGAAGGGGCTGTTGGAGCCCTGTTCCCTCCATTGCAGAACCCCTCTTGGAGGGATGGCGGCCGGCCTAGCAGATCTGAGGCCTTGACCAATGGGGACTTCTAAACCCCTCTGGCTGAAGCGTCCCCCATTTCCTCCTCAGTACCCCTCAAGGCACAATGCCAGCGTGGGGCTGGGAGGTCGCTGTATTGACAATTCAATATCCCTATAGAAGGCAGGACCCCTAAGCAAACTGGTTTCTTTGAATCTCCCCTCCACTGCCGGCCAATTAGATGCCCATAGGAAAAGGTGGGAAGAATTAGTTTACAAAGAGAGGGCCAACTTATGGTCCCAGAGGGGCTACCTTGGATGGCGGAAGTTTAAACAAAGGGCGCAGAGGGGAGGGCGATGTAGGACGTGGAAGACCTGGCAGCTGAGGGCCGCGGCCCAGGCGGGTGAGGCCCTATAGAACCAGGCCTCCGATCCCTGCGCTGCCCGCTCCCTGGAGAAAGCTTCCCAAGCCGCACCAACGACCCATTCTTTTTCGGGGCCACTTGAAAAAGGCAGttagaaaattcagtttttctgCTATTCTTCCCCAGTCCCTCTCGAGGTCTTGTTCTTATGTAAGGAAAGTGACAGCTTCTCAGTGCCATCAAAAGGCAGCACCCGCTATAAGCAACAACCCTTGgaagccaacaacaacaacaacaacaacaaaaacacatgaaaaaggaaAGGCGTCCCTCTAAGGGCATTCCGGAGACCCCGAATCCCAAGGCTGTAAACTGAAATAAATCTGTTCTTCTTAGGCGCAAGGATGCCCTCCGCAATCCCAGGCGATTTGGGGGCGCTCCCTGATCCTTCCCCGTCGTTTGTTTGGGTTCAAATGATAAGATGGTATCCGATGCCTACTGGGCAAGATGCCTGGCTAGTGTCCCTTGGTCTGTCTGGCATACATGTACACTCATGACTGGAGTGGGGGGTGTTTTACTGGCCAACTGGGCCTTCTCCTGCCTGGCGTCCCTGTTTTCTCTCCCAGGCGGGTTCGTTCCTGCGGGAGAACGCAGCAGTCCCGTGTCCAACGCAGGAGCTCCAGTCATAGTGGAGGCCTCCGCCAAGCCGGCTGCTTGCCCGCCTTTTGGAGGAAGGCAAGCCCGAGGGCCTCAGGAGACGTGGGGGAGCTCCCTTCTCCCCGACCCCCCTTTTTTCTCTAGGCCGGGATTGCGGGAAGGGAGACTGGTGCGGATCTCCCGAGGCCCCTGCTCAAGCATTGCTTAGCCGCCCGGCTAAGCTTCTCTGCGCGGCGATTTTCTGAGCCGCCGAGCGGGGTAATTAAATCCCCGCCCGCGCTCGGTTCTGCTCCAGGCCAGCGGGCGGCTCGGAGCTGCAGTCACCTCCACTCCTGCGGTGGCCCAGACGCTGCCCCAGAGGGATATTTTAGCCAAGTTCGGAAAGATGAAACTGCAGACCCACCCAGAATGGGGGTCATTTGAACTACGCCTTTGGGGGAAATAAAGCGAATTACCTGTTTTCCGGAGGGCCCGCAGCGGCCACGTCCCTGCGAGCCAAGGCGCGAATCCCAGCCTCTCGGAAAGCTTCCGCTCGGCTCCGGCGTTCACGGCCCCAGGCCGACAAACGGCTGGTTGCCTCGTGCTCTGGGTCCCGGGGTTCAGGTTGACGGGACAGCCTTGTCGGACACCCGGGGTTGTCCCTCGGGCTGCGGTGTTTTTGATAAGCTCCCGCTAGGCTCCAGGGACGCAAAACAGGCTAGAGGTTCTGACGATCGCATTTACGCGTTGATGAAGAATCGTTAAGCtaaaggcagggaggggagacagaCGAACAGAGAGGCAGCGAATCCGGGCCAGACCGCGCGCGTTTCGGGGAACGCGAACTGGAAGGCACTGAAGCCAATCACCTGCCCGGCCCGACCGCGGAGGCCCGGCGCCCGCGGCGTCGCGCTCCCACTCCCCGGCCACAGCGCGCTTTACCCGGCTGGCGCCggcctcctctcctgctcctctcctgccGAGCGGAGTTCCGAGAAGTCCGGGCGGGCCCCGCGCGCCTCGGAGTGGAGCGGAGCGGGAGGCGCAGCGGGTCGCCGTAGCTGGAGGGTCCCTAAGCGCCCGGGATGCGCTGGTTCCCAGCTAGATGGGGCTCCGCGCTTCCAGCGCCGCGTCTTTACCTGAGCCAGGGCCTCGGACAGATGAACGGACAGTCGGacgcagaggcaggaggaggcctCTGGCCGGtgcccgcaccccccccccccccccccccccccccccgcccggcgCCCGCCcgcgggggggcggcgggggcgcgcCCGGGGAGCTGGGCCTGGCCGGGAGCCCCCCGAGCCGAGGGGACCGAGGGCTTTCCTCCCTCCTCGGATTATTAAAAAGTTCATTTCCTGGCGAATCGGGTGACGTCAGGGGCCCGGCGTCGCGGTGGCGGGGCCGCCCGGCCGGAGAAGCCGCCTCCAGTTACCCAATTACCGACTGTCAatcccgccgcccctccccccaccctcccgggGGTGGCCCAGACCCCCGCCCTCTCCCCGGTCCCGGACCCACCTGGGATCCCTTTGGGCTCCTAACTCCGAGAGCTGTAGACTCAGCtaagggagaggggctggaggagggcgATTCCTCCCCCTTACCCTCGCACCTGTCTCACCCTCCAAAAGTTCTTTGTTTCCGacactcacccacccacccccgcctccctcGTCGGCCGTAGGCACCCTTCGAGCCTCGGTCTCCTCGGTCTGTATAATGGGAGAGAGCAAGGAGATTTGTGTACGGGGCCCACTCCCCCCACAGAGCTGGATCTCTGCACTGGAGGTGTGTGGCGAGCAGTTCCAGGTGACTTAGGGGACGCTGTTCTCAGTCTcccgcctccctctccccaggggcCGCCTCAGGGACCCCCGGGAGGGAAAAATGCCTCCTCCTGCCCAGAGGCGTCTCCTTCGAGCCAGCGCCGGCGCCAGTCCGGGTCTCCGTGGCCTCGCCCCAGGCAGTTCGGCCCGCTGGTCTGCGAAGGCCACGCCCGGGAAGGGgacgccccctccccctctctggaGCCGCCAGCCAGGCCACCTCCACCCAGTCAAGCGCAGTCCTAAGCGGCCTGTTGTCCGAGGCCCAGGTGCCCACTCGAGTCTCCTAGTTCTTGCCCCTCACTGCTCTTGCTGTCCCACAGCTGTGCTCCCAACCCTGGCCAGTCAGAGCCCGAGTAGGGGGAGGGAATGGTCTGGGTAGGTAGTTGAGACTTCAGCTGGGAGGTGGTATCAGAGAGTGGAAGGGCTGGGGTCCCGGGGAGAggacacccaggcacccgaagGGTGCACGACCCGTGCTCCCGGGGAGGAGTCCCCCGTTGGAGGTTAGTTACTGGGAGGAGGGCCCTGAGGTTCCTtaagaaggggagaagcagctgGCCAGTGGGGTGAGGGTCCTGGCGGGGGGCGTTGGCAGCAGGGGCCGCCAGGAGGGCGCTGGGAGGGGGCCCGCCGGCGGAGGGGGGCAAGCCCGCGGGTCAGTTCGGGAGTCCGGCGGACCAGAGTTGCGGGCTCAGCCAATGGGGGGCGGAGGCTGGGCGGCGCGCGGCCCTGATTGGCTGGCGCGGGCTTCTTAGGCGTGCACGGCCCCCGCTTCATGTCTGTGCAGGAGTCGCGAGCTGGCGCCAGGGCGGCCGGAGGATGCCGAGGGGCCGGAGCCGGGCGGGCCTGAGGCCGAGGCGCGCGCTGTCCCCCGCTCCTACCCCGTGAGCCCAGCCGCCCGAAGCGCGGTTCCTGAGCCCGCCATTCCCGGGGCTCCCGCCGGTGCTGATCCCCTGTCCCTGAGGCCGCGGTCCCTCCTCCCCGCGGCGCTGCGTGTGTAAGTTTGGGGTGCGAAAACTAGCCGCGGGCCTGGGGTGCGTCAAGCTCTGAGAGGTCTCTTTCCGGGGCTCAAGGTCGGGGCCAGGCTGAGGGTGACGGCTTTGGTGTGGCTTGGTGAGAGGTCCTGATTGTGCCTCCTGGGAGTGCACGCAGGGGACTGGCTCCCAGCCGCTGGGGCTGCGTGTGCGTgtttgcggggggtggggggggggggcggtcaggcggggggggggagggggggggggggggggggggggggggggggttcggtGTGAGTGTCTGACTTAAAGTGAGACTCCGTATGTTTGTTGGGGTAACTGCTGTCGGGGTTTGTCCCCGTGCGCGACCCGGCTTTGGGACCGGGGGTCACCATGTGAATGTGTGAGGCGGAACCCTCTCCTCCGCCTTCCTTTCGTTTTGAGCTTTTAGCTTTCCTCCCACCCGGGACTCTCCCTCCGCTGAGCTCGCCGGAGGCGTAGCGGCGTGCGGGACTCCGCGTGGCGGGACTTTGGGGGTGTCAGGCCGTGGCGGCGCCCCTAACGCCCCCTTCCGTCTCTCAGGGACGCCGCCACCGCCTCGGCCCAGATCCCGAACCTCCACTGCGGATTATGGAGGTGGCGCCGGAGCAGCCGCGCTGGATGGCGCACCCCGCGGTGCTGAATGCGCAGCACCCCGACTCGCATCACCCGGGCCTGGCGCACAACTACATGGAGCCCGCGCAGCTGCTGCCTCCCGATGAGGTGGACGTCTTCTTCAACCACCTAGACTCTCAAGGCAACCCCTATTACGCCAACCCAGCCCACGCGCGGGCACGCGTCTCCTACAGCCCGGCGCACGGTGAGCCCCCAGCCAGTGGGTCATTGCGAGCCCAGGCTCGGCGCGGGAAGGGAGGAAGGCCCCGCTGCCTGCTTCCCGGATGTGAGATCCGCAGGAATCGGAGCAACTGAAAAATTGGGGCGGGGAAAGGTGGGGGCCGGCAGCCTCTTGGGGAGGGTTTGGGCACCCTAGGGTTTCTGCCCAATACCAGCTGGCTTGTGGGGGGGGTCCCTCCAGGCCCCAATCCGGTGGGGTTCCTTCTGTGCCACTTGTCCTTCAGCTCTGGATTGAACATTCTTGATTATTACCAGTTAGGGTTTTatgtttctggttttctttggGAAGAAGGTTACTGCTGGTTGTCTTGGGAGTTGTGGTCCTGAACATCAGAGCCCTGGTGCAGCTCAGCCTCGGCCCACCCtgacccctctcccttctcctgcagCCCGACTGACAGGAGGCCAGATGTGCCGCCCACACTTGTTGCACAGCCCTGGGTTGCCCTGGCTCGACGGGGGTAAAGCTGCCCTCTCCGCCGCTGCGGCCCACCACCACAATCCCTGGACCGTGAGCCCCTTCTCCAAGACACCGCTGCACCCCTCAGCAGCCGGAGGCCCTGGAGGCCCCCTCTCTGTGTacccaggggcagggggtgggagtgcGGGAGGCAGCGGGAGCTCTGTGGCCTCCCTCACTCCCACGGCAGCCCACTCGGGCTCCCACCTCTTTGGATTCCCACCCACTCCGCCCAAGGAAGTGTCTCCCGACCCCAGCACCACCGGGgctgcctctccagcctcctcttcGGCAGGGGGTAGTGCAGCCCGGGGGGAGGACAAGGATGGTGTCAAGTACCAGGTGTCACTGACTGATAGTATGAAGATGGAAAGCGGCAGTCCCCTGCGCCCAGGCCTGGCTGCCATGGGCACCCAGCCTGCCACacaccaccccatccccacctaCCCGTCCTACGTACCGGCCGCTGCCCACGACTATAGCAGCGGACTCTTCCACCCTGGAGGCTTCCTGGGTGGCCCTGCCTCCAGCTTCACCCCTAAGCAGCGCAGCAAGGCACGCTCCTGCTCAGGTAAAGGCCAGCGCCAGGGACCTTGTGGAAGTGGGGATGGTTTGtgcttttgtgtgtatgtttgcgGGGAGGAGGGCTATGATATGGGAGATGGGGCAATGTCAGTCTTCCAGATCTAGGGGTGGGTCATGTTCCCCTCCAATAGCCTCCAACAGATGTTTGAGACTCCAGAATGGGAGAGAGGGAGTCCTCAAACTTTTGCCCTTTTCTTTACTATTCTGAGGGGTCCCCAAAGTTCGTTTCTCTTCCCCGCCTCTCACCCTCCCTTTCAAGGTTGGCTACTACCAGACAGAACACAGGATGGGaattcccccttcccttccctggatCTTAAGTGAAAATTTGAACAGCCTCTTGACTTAGTTTATGAGAGAATGCAGTACGCAAGCGACAACAGGGAGGCTGTGCGTAcgtgtgtttgtgagtgtgtgcGCAGGCTGTGGGAGCACTGTAGATGCTCCAGACCCTCAAGGAATCTGGTTTTCCAACTCAATCAGTCCAATCTTGGGATTTTGACGTTTCCCAATCTCCCTGGGAGATTTCCCCCAAAGCAACATTCCCAGGACATgttcctgctccctgccccctggcGTGTCCTTCATTGTCCCTCCCTGAAGGCTGGAGTGAGGGGGACAAAGTGTAGGTGCCTCTGCGGAGACAGGCTGGAGCCTAGCTGGTTTATCCAAGAATCTGGCTATAGAGCAGAAACCagggctgatgcggggctccggCTGTCAGTGCCTCCTTCCCGATCCCTGTAAGCCGAGaaagaggaagatttttttttttttttaatctttactcCTGAGTCTAGGAACCTTTCCTTGCCCAATATATAGACAATTTAGCTGAAACTAAATGGGGAGACATTTTCCCAGGGGCCGCGTGATGCCAAGCTGTCCAGCTCCCTGGCCTGATTGCTGCTGCCACCTCGGGCACCCACCTCATCCCCACCTTGGGGTCCCTGTTCCGCTCAGGCCAGCTACCTTGCCTTTAACTAGCCCCTTCTCCCAAGTTTGCTTTACCCATTCGATTTGAATTCCAGATGGTCttttagcaacaacaacaaacaaaaaaccaaaaaacccactaTCAACAGAAGACCAAGGTCGCTTCG is part of the Mustela nigripes isolate SB6536 chromosome 2, MUSNIG.SB6536, whole genome shotgun sequence genome and encodes:
- the GATA2 gene encoding endothelial transcription factor GATA-2, yielding MEVAPEQPRWMAHPAVLNAQHPDSHHPGLAHNYMEPAQLLPPDEVDVFFNHLDSQGNPYYANPAHARARVSYSPAHARLTGGQMCRPHLLHSPGLPWLDGGKAALSAAAAHHHNPWTVSPFSKTPLHPSAAGGPGGPLSVYPGAGGGSAGGSGSSVASLTPTAAHSGSHLFGFPPTPPKEVSPDPSTTGAASPASSSAGGSAARGEDKDGVKYQVSLTDSMKMESGSPLRPGLAAMGTQPATHHPIPTYPSYVPAAAHDYSSGLFHPGGFLGGPASSFTPKQRSKARSCSEGRECVNCGATATPLWRRDGTGHYLCNACGLYHKMNGQNRPLIKPKRRLSAARRAGTCCANCQTTTTTLWRRNANGDPVCNACGLYYKLHNVNRPLTMKKEGIQTRNRKMSTKSKKNKKGAECFEELSKCMQEKASPFSAAALAGHMAPVGHLPPFSHSGHILPTPTPIHPSSSLSFGHPHPSSMVTAMG